Proteins encoded by one window of Paroedura picta isolate Pp20150507F chromosome 11, Ppicta_v3.0, whole genome shotgun sequence:
- the MSANTD3 gene encoding myb/SANT-like DNA-binding domain-containing protein 3 yields MQNNEVIKPAKYFSEVEKSVLLALVEKYKYVLECKKSDARTIALKQRTWQALAHEYNSQPSVSLRDFKQLKKCWENIKARTKKIMSHDRRDKVKRSLSPLISNHALGKEKLSSMVPEQVYFLQSPTEEDSEYQPETSSQEPFTVINRELCEEEKDLIHYQVCEGTSQSEPSCSAVRLAGSKNFRSKAVQESDLKKMHEEEHHQQMSILQLQLIQMNEVHVAKIQQIERECEMAEEEHRIKMEVLNKKKMYWERKLQTVTKEWPVSSFNRPFPNSP; encoded by the exons ATGCAAAACAACGAAGTGATCAAGCCGGCCAAATACTTCTCCGAAGTGGAGAAGAGCGTGCTGCTTGCGCTGGTTGAAAAATACAAATATGTCCTGGAATGCAAAAAAAGTGATGCCCGGACCATTGCGCTCAAGCAGCGGACATGGCAGGCCTTGGCACACGAATACAATTCCCAGCCCAGTGTTTCACTGCGAGACTTCAAGCAGTTGAAGAAATGCTGGGAGAACATCAAGGCACGGACCAAGAAAATCATGTCCCATGACAGACGGGATAAGGTCAAACGGAGTCTAAGCCCGCTGATCAGCAATCATGCCCTTGGGAAGGAGAAGCTGTCCAGCATGGTGCCGGAGCAAGTGTACTTCTTGCAGAGCCCGACAGAGGAAGATTCGGAATACCAGCCGGAGACGTCCAGCCAAG AGCCTTTCACCGTCATCAACAGAGAACTGTGTGAGGAAGAGAAAGATCTCATTCACTACCAGGTCTGTGAAGGCACTTCGCAGTCTGAGCCCTCTTGCTCCGCCGTCCGACTCGCGGGCAGTAAGAACTTCCGCAGCAAGGCCGTTCAGGAGAGCGACCTGAAGAAGATGCACGAGGAGGAGCATCACCAGCAGATGTCCATCTTGCAGCTGCAGCTGATCCAGATGAACGAGGTGCACGTGGCCAAGATCCAGCAGATCGAGCGGGAGTGCGAGATGGCGGAAGAGGAGCACCGCATTAAGATGGAAGTGctcaacaagaaaaaaatgtactGGGAGCGGAAGCTCCAGACAGTTACCAAGGAGTGGCCCGTTTCTTCTTTTAACAGACCCTTCCCCAATTCCCCCTAG